The Pontibacter sp. SGAir0037 DNA segment TTTTGCCAGCAGATCTGAATCCGAACAAAGGACGCATTTCACGGGGAACAGTGAAAACTTTATTGGGTAAAGTATACCTCACGCAGAAGCAGTACAATTTGGCTGCCTCACAACTGAAAGAAGTAATCGATTCAAGACAGTACTCCCTGGTAAATAACTACAGCAGTTTGTTTGTGAAAGGGAATGAGAACCTGGCAGAGTCTATTTACGAGCTGAAGTTCATTTCAGGCGCTAATTTAGGAAATAGTTATTCGGTACAGTTTACACCTGCCTCTACAGGCCTTTTAGCAAACCGTCAGCAAGGTTCTGGCAGAATAACACCTACTCTTAGTTTAATGGAGGCCTACGAAGAAGGAGACAGCAGAAGAGATGCCTCCGTAGGTGATTCTATCACGTCTGATCTGACAGGTGAAAAAGCCTATAGCCGGCACGGTTTAAAATTTGTAGATTTAACAGCAGTAAACCCAAGGGACGGCGCAGTTAACTTTTTAGTATTACGCTATGCAGATGTGCTCCTGATGTATGCAGAGGCCTTAAATGAACAGGGTAGTACCGCAAGTGCAGAAGAATATGTGAATATGCTGCGCGACAGGGCAGATGTGGAAGGTGTAGCGGGACTGTCTCAGGAAGAGATGCGCGAAGCTATAGCACATGAAAGAAGGGTGGAACTGGCATACGAAGCTCATCGCTGGTTCGACCTGATAAGAACGGGCAGAGCAAAAGAAGTGATAGATGCTTATTACGCTGGTAAGGGATTAAACTTTACACTGGCACCGCATGAACTTGTGCTGCCTATACCTAGAAGGGAAATTGAGATAAATCCTGCCATTAAGCAGAACGAAGGCTATTAATTACATTAACTGCTGAATAGTTTGTGTTACCAGGTATTTACCTTAACCACGGTACATAGAGTCAACTTTTGTTTAGAAAAGACTCTATGTGCTGTGTAAGACTATATAAAGAGCGAGAATTGTATTGTGATTTATGGCTTTATTCCTGTGCCAGATCATTCCTTATATCGAAATAAACTTCAGATCATAAAATGAATTTTAATCTTAAGCAATTAACCTGGTTAGTACCTGTTGCTCTTATGTACAGTTGCTCGGGTACCCAGCCGGTTTCAGTGCCAACCACAACCTCTGCCCCGGTCACCACAAATGCTGCAAGCCCACCTGCGCTTGTAGAGGAGAGCCTGAGAGGGCAGTCTTTTAATAACATCACCCTGGAAGCTTCGTTAAAGCCTTTTAAGAAGAATGACAAGGCCTATATCAGAAGTGTGGCTGCCGAAATGTTTTCGCAATGGGGTTCTTTGCTGCGCCATGCTGATACCATTTCTGTGATGCTCTGGACCGCAGACGGCTCAGAAATACTGGACTACAGCGGAAACCTGAACCAGCCGCTGGAGTGGGCAAAGTACATAGGCAACCCAAACACAGATCACGAAGTTGGATCAGGCCCGAAGGAGTTATCGCTGCATGAGCGGGCTTACCTGTATATGAAAAATCCTCCGCAGTTTACTTACCAGGATCTGAAGTTTATCATACAAACCTTAAAAGAAACAGGCGCTGCCATTACAGGCAAGCCGATACGTGTAGGCGCTACATTCGACCCAGGGCCGGAGTTTGCCAAATCTGAGTTTAAGTATAAGAAGCACCCGGAAATTCTGGAAGGAAGTGCCATGGGCCATAAATCGTTTGTGTTCAGCTATGCTACACTAAATGCTGATGATGCTTCCTATGCCGGTTTTCCGAAGGGCATTCCGGCAGATACGCCTTTTGGTACATTTTTCGGCCGTCAGAGCCAGCATTTCCTGCAGGACCTGGGCTATGATTACATCTGGTTCAGCAATGGCTTTGGCTTTGGGATGGAGCCGTGGGCATCTACCGGTACTATATTTACAGGGAAAGATTTTAACAAGGAGAACCTGGAAGATACCAAAAATAAGATCGTTAACTTCTGGACCCTTTTCCGGCAAGAATGTCCTGATTTCAGAATAGAGACAAGAGGTACCAACTTAGCCACAGGCATAGATCTGGCAAAAGATGGTGTAGACCTAAAAGCGATTTACGAAGGCGGCTACAATATCCTGCCTCCTCCTAACTCTCCCTGGGCTGCCCTGGACGGCGATTTTGGTTTAGAAATGGTTGGTTATATGTCGCGCATTGCGGAGTTACCAGACAACAGGTATATTTTCCGTTACTATACCCATGACCCATGGTGGTTGAATAGCCCCTGGTTAGATCGCTATGGTCGTGAGCCGCACGATATTTACCTGCCTATGTCGGTGGCAATGATCAACCAGCAGGGGGATCTGAAGTTGCCTACCCATTTAAATTTCCTGACCATTGATGATTCGTATGGGAACATGCCAACGCAGGTACCGGATGAGGTAATACCGCATATCCTGAAAGCCCGCTACGATAGCCCAACGGCTCCGGGGCCGCTGGTATGGGTATACCCTTTCGAAGAGTATCATAGTTGGGCGCATAACCAACAGGATCGTCTGGCGGAGATCTATTACGGAGACTGGTTTATCAGGCAAGCGATCAACAATGGTCTTCCATTGAACACGGTAATTTCTACAAAATACTTTCAGTCAGCTTTGGCAGGAAAGCCGGGCATGTTCGATCAGTCTGTACTGGTTACCATTGTACCCGATGCAGATTCTGATTTTGAGAAAAGTTTGATCAGCTACGTAAAAGCAGGTGGCAAAGTGGTTGTTTATGGCCCGGCTGATCATGCCAGCCCGGCCTTTGCGGAACTACTCAATCTTAAGAACGGTACCCCACTTGAGGGAGACATGAAGATCATGGGAAACTACGCCTTCGACCAACTGGAGAAAGCTTTTCCGGCTACAATTAACCACAAAGCCCTTCTTTCTGGAGGAGCCCTGAGAACTACTGTTAAGAACGCGAAGGACCCGGCCACCAAAGTGCTGGTAAAAATGCAGCAGGCTAATAATAGCCGTGATGCTGTGTGGGTACGGGCACAACAAGATTGGAAAGGCGGAAAGATCGCTTACGTACGTGGTACGAACTCAAGCGATTATGAAGGTGGCCGTTTATTGAAACCAAACGATCCGGGCAAATATTTTGTAGGCCCTGCTTACCTGCGTTATGTGCTCAAAGAATTTGGCCTGGAGTATGCCGTCGATAAATATGATCCTGCTGTTAAAAGTCCGGTACTAGGTATCTCCCGCAGCAAGAACGGTTACTTTTTCTCCGGTTATGTACCTAATACATCTGTAAAGCACCGCTTTAAATTTCCGCAGGGAGCTCCTGTGCTGAATGGGTACGACACCAGGTTAGAAAACGGCTATGCCACTTATTCTTTCCCTACGGCCTGGAGCAGAGAGGCACGTGTGTTTGTGGAGCAGAACGATGGTATTGTGTCCTGTAAAGAAATGCACTCAGGAGAACTTGGTATTACCAGGAGATTGCAAATAGCAGGATTAAAAAATGCTACTGTAAGAGTTTATCCGAACGACGGGATTACGAAGGAACAGATTCATTTTTACCTGAATACCACCTATCCCTGGAAAACGGGCAAGATATCATTTGAAAATGGAGAAGAGCAGTATGGTGAAAACTATATTGTTCGAAATGTTACCGGTGATTTAGTGGTTTCATGGGAATAAACAGCATATCAATCATGAAAAGCATAGCTATATTATTACTGGCCCTGTTGCTGTCCAGTTCTTGTAAAAGCCAGAGCCAAAGCATCAAAGCAGCTACACCAACTGCTGCTTACCTGGCGGAGGTACAGAAGGAGCTCAAAACAATTTTCCCAGATAATAAAAGGATAAACCTCGTGTTTCATGGTCACTCGGTGCCATCAGGTTATTGGAGCCGTCAGGAAGTGCATACCCTGGAATCTTACCCGAACCTGGTTCTTGGTAAACTGAAAGGTGTTTATCCGCATGCTGTTATTAATATTATTATTACAGCCATAGGAGGGGAGTATGCCGAGAAAGGCCAGACCCGCCTAACAGTAGATGTATTGCCGCATAAACCTGATGTACTGTTTATAGATTATGCGTTAAATGACTTGGGCATCGGGTTGGAGAGGACAAAAGTGGCCTGGGAGAAAATGATAGAGGAAGCCCTTGCCAATAATATAAAAGTAGTATTGGTTACGCCATCGCCAGATCAGCGCTACAATATCCTGGAACCTGGCAATAAGCTGGAGCTACACGCAAAGCAGATCCGCGAACTGGCAGCGAAATACAAAGTCGGACTAGCCGATCCTTTTGCCGAATTTCAAAAAATAGTCAGCAAAGAAGGTTCTATAGAGGGCTATATGTCGCATGTA contains these protein-coding regions:
- a CDS encoding RagB/SusD family nutrient uptake outer membrane protein, with translation MKLKAYIILFLLVISTSCQDFLELQPESQINDQNFYKTENDFEKAMIGVHGTFRDLYNTDIFYIAELMTDNAEISISSSSITEVEFDELNITSSNTIVQSVWDRALYTVARCNVIINRLEGVAISDDAKNRLMGEAKFMRAYAYFILVQTFGSAPITNVEFRSPDQIMATDLTLKPKDEVYNVILEDLTSAEALLPADLNPNKGRISRGTVKTLLGKVYLTQKQYNLAASQLKEVIDSRQYSLVNNYSSLFVKGNENLAESIYELKFISGANLGNSYSVQFTPASTGLLANRQQGSGRITPTLSLMEAYEEGDSRRDASVGDSITSDLTGEKAYSRHGLKFVDLTAVNPRDGAVNFLVLRYADVLLMYAEALNEQGSTASAEEYVNMLRDRADVEGVAGLSQEEMREAIAHERRVELAYEAHRWFDLIRTGRAKEVIDAYYAGKGLNFTLAPHELVLPIPRREIEINPAIKQNEGY
- a CDS encoding GDSL-type esterase/lipase family protein — translated: MKSIAILLLALLLSSSCKSQSQSIKAATPTAAYLAEVQKELKTIFPDNKRINLVFHGHSVPSGYWSRQEVHTLESYPNLVLGKLKGVYPHAVINIIITAIGGEYAEKGQTRLTVDVLPHKPDVLFIDYALNDLGIGLERTKVAWEKMIEEALANNIKVVLVTPSPDQRYNILEPGNKLELHAKQIRELAAKYKVGLADPFAEFQKIVSKEGSIEGYMSHVNHPNEKGHDIIAGEIFKLFQ